One Halalkalicoccus jeotgali B3 DNA segment encodes these proteins:
- a CDS encoding HFX_2341 family transcriptional regulator domain-containing protein: protein MNLQVPERIHIAPLGYDDLRIYQSAQKLKADHVVLVHHDDPTDTGREHYENTKKGLEKIEIDPDIRTGNIFDMYEMMGIFGNIVNEFEEDDVFINLSTGSKITSIAGMLTTMANTGITPFYTNAIYDDDGKVINVTGVTELPVYPIDPPEPQHVKILKYLTENGKSKKQELIRYAEEEGLPFIGEYNIKEDRAKYRLLDTHIMSYLLDNRYVHVRSVGREKQVEITNHGKDTVRAFEYLIE, encoded by the coding sequence ATGAATCTACAAGTTCCAGAGAGGATCCATATTGCTCCATTAGGGTATGACGATTTGCGAATATACCAATCAGCGCAGAAATTGAAGGCAGATCACGTTGTGTTAGTTCACCATGATGACCCAACTGATACCGGTCGAGAACACTATGAAAATACGAAAAAAGGTCTGGAAAAGATAGAGATTGATCCAGATATAAGAACCGGAAATATATTCGACATGTATGAAATGATGGGTATTTTTGGTAACATTGTCAACGAATTTGAAGAAGATGATGTTTTTATAAATTTATCCACAGGGAGTAAGATCACCTCTATTGCGGGGATGCTCACTACAATGGCAAATACAGGAATAACTCCTTTTTATACAAATGCGATATACGATGATGATGGGAAAGTAATTAATGTGACAGGTGTCACAGAACTCCCTGTTTACCCTATAGATCCGCCAGAACCCCAACATGTAAAGATACTTAAGTACCTCACAGAGAATGGAAAGTCAAAGAAACAAGAGCTTATTCGCTATGCAGAGGAAGAGGGGTTACCGTTTATAGGAGAATACAATATCAAAGAAGACCGGGCTAAGTATAGGCTTTTAGACACACATATTATGTCCTATTTACTTGATAACAGGTACGTTCATGTGAGGAGCGTTGGGAGAGAAAAGCAAGTCGAGATCACTAACCATGGTAAAGACACTGTTCGAGCATTTGAGTATCTCATAGAGTAG